A stretch of Streptococcus chenjunshii DNA encodes these proteins:
- a CDS encoding alcohol dehydrogenase catalytic domain-containing protein, protein MKTAIFEKAGLMTVEEADKPTLQADDDVIIKVVRACVCGSDLWSYSHGDDKAAHSDNSGHEALGIIEEVGSAITTVKPGDFVIVPFTHGCGECDACRSGFDGTCDNHQGFTNWSSGFQAEYIRFHYANWALIKIPGQPSDYSEGMIKSLLTLADVMPTGYHAARVADVKRGDKVVVIGDGAVGQCAVIAAKMLGASQIVLMSRHEDRQQMALESGATAVVAERGEEGIAKVREILGGGADAALECVGSEGAIEQALGVLHNGGRIGFVGLPHYNSRPLGSTFAQNIIIGGGSASVTTYDKQILLKAVLDGNINPGRVFTDTYQLADVNQAYQDMADRKTIKSMLVVAE, encoded by the coding sequence ATGAAAACGGCTATTTTTGAAAAAGCTGGTCTGATGACAGTTGAAGAGGCTGACAAACCGACTCTTCAGGCCGATGATGATGTGATTATCAAAGTTGTCCGTGCCTGTGTCTGCGGTTCAGATCTTTGGTCCTATTCTCATGGAGATGATAAAGCGGCACATTCTGACAACAGTGGCCATGAAGCGCTTGGAATTATTGAAGAAGTCGGTTCTGCGATTACTACTGTTAAGCCAGGCGATTTTGTTATTGTGCCTTTTACCCACGGCTGCGGGGAATGTGATGCCTGCCGTTCCGGTTTTGACGGAACATGTGACAATCACCAAGGCTTTACAAACTGGTCTTCCGGTTTCCAAGCTGAATATATTCGCTTCCATTATGCTAACTGGGCACTTATTAAAATTCCGGGGCAGCCGTCTGATTATTCAGAGGGCATGATTAAATCCCTCCTGACTCTGGCTGATGTCATGCCGACCGGTTACCATGCTGCGCGTGTAGCTGACGTTAAACGCGGTGACAAAGTCGTGGTTATTGGTGACGGTGCTGTCGGACAATGCGCTGTGATTGCAGCTAAGATGCTCGGGGCTTCACAAATTGTTCTAATGAGCCGTCACGAGGACCGCCAGCAAATGGCTCTGGAATCAGGTGCAACAGCAGTGGTTGCCGAACGCGGTGAAGAAGGGATTGCCAAGGTTCGTGAAATTCTTGGCGGCGGTGCTGATGCGGCGCTTGAATGTGTCGGCTCTGAAGGTGCTATTGAACAAGCGCTGGGGGTTCTCCACAATGGCGGCCGTATTGGTTTTGTTGGTCTGCCTCACTACAATAGCCGTCCGCTCGGTTCAACTTTTGCTCAGAATATCATTATTGGCGGCGGATCGGCGTCCGTGACAACTTACGACAAACAGATTCTGCTTAAAGCAGTTCTTGATGGTAACATCAATCCAGGCAGGGTCTTTACAGATACTTACCAATTAGCAGATGTCAATCAAGCTTATCAGGACATGGCCGATCGTAAAACAATCAAATCCATGCTGGTCGTTGCTGAATAA
- a CDS encoding Cof-type HAD-IIB family hydrolase, giving the protein MIKVIATDMDGTFLNSQNDYDRARFSALFEKMTEMNIRFISISGNQYYQIKSFFPEVAEQMTLVGENGAYIVENGRFIKSHRLSSAVVRMVLDYLKENKLDNDLVLCGEQSAYILQTAAQEVKDYFSIYYHRLTAVKTFDRLPDDYFMKFSFNTPEDQTYAIIDALNTRLGGTVSAVSSGHGNIDVIAEGVNKGTALTYLLNRWGLTADQLAVFGDGGNDIEMLKLAKYSYAMANGSKEAKAAASDLAPSNDDSGVLATAEKLLS; this is encoded by the coding sequence ATGATTAAAGTGATAGCAACCGATATGGACGGTACTTTTTTAAATAGCCAAAATGATTATGACCGTGCTCGCTTTAGCGCACTTTTTGAGAAAATGACCGAGATGAACATTCGTTTTATCAGTATTTCAGGTAATCAGTACTATCAAATTAAGTCTTTTTTTCCTGAAGTAGCCGAACAGATGACACTTGTCGGGGAAAATGGCGCTTATATCGTTGAAAACGGCAGATTTATCAAAAGTCATCGTCTCAGCAGTGCTGTCGTCCGTATGGTACTGGATTACCTGAAGGAAAATAAACTGGACAATGATTTGGTTTTGTGCGGTGAGCAGTCAGCCTATATTTTGCAGACAGCAGCGCAGGAAGTCAAAGACTATTTTTCGATTTACTATCACCGCTTAACAGCTGTAAAGACATTTGACCGTCTCCCGGACGATTATTTTATGAAATTTTCATTTAATACACCGGAAGATCAGACTTATGCCATCATCGATGCTTTAAATACAAGGCTTGGGGGTACCGTTAGCGCAGTGAGCAGCGGTCACGGAAATATTGATGTGATTGCTGAGGGTGTCAACAAAGGAACAGCGCTGACCTATTTGTTAAACAGGTGGGGGCTTACTGCAGATCAGCTGGCAGTCTTTGGCGATGGCGGCAATGACATTGAAATGCTTAAACTTGCTAAATATTCCTATGCCATGGCCAATGGCAGCAAGGAGGCAAAAGCTGCAGCTTCTGATCTTGCACCATCTAATGACGACAGCGGAGTGCTGGCGACAGCGGAGAAATTATTATCCTAA
- a CDS encoding nuclear transport factor 2 family protein: MTAAAEKEIIQLQHDIWDAIIARNFERLSLLYPEDHLFRHVGGHYQTRAEYFSTIRRGIFRYYSYVPVSETVKLVSNDRAILHAQAKSDARIYGFRKIWRMDFELPFEKVEGRWRPANDI, from the coding sequence ATGACCGCAGCTGCTGAAAAAGAGATTATCCAGCTTCAACACGACATTTGGGATGCTATTATTGCTCGTAATTTTGAACGGCTCAGTCTGCTCTACCCTGAAGACCATCTTTTCCGTCATGTCGGCGGCCATTACCAAACACGGGCTGAGTATTTTTCAACAATTCGCCGCGGGATTTTCCGCTATTACAGTTATGTTCCTGTCTCAGAAACGGTCAAGCTAGTCTCTAATGACAGAGCCATCTTACATGCTCAGGCTAAATCAGATGCACGTATCTATGGATTTAGAAAAATATGGCGTATGGATTTTGAACTGCCCTTTGAAAAAGTTGAAGGAAGGTGGCGTCCTGCTAATGACATTTAA
- a CDS encoding aldo/keto reductase, which translates to MKYTKLGNSGINVSRLCLGCMGFGDASRGMHTWAVQYDESKDIIGYAYEQGINFFDTAMGYQDGTSEEYLGRAIRELGIRDKTVIATKYMPRSTDELLETYTGQEWIEKCLHDSLKRLGTDYIDLYIMHAWDYKTPVLETMETLTKAQRDGRIRAFGISNCYAWQLAKANALAEKEGLETFTSIQSHFNLIAREDEREIIPYCKEDNIAVTPYSSLAVGRLSRRPEEVTKRSQLDVINNSKYDWAKDIDEPVIQRVIEIADKHGVSMAEVSLGWLLTKATSPVVGATKKSQIDGLVKSVDFILTEEEINYLEEPYVPHKLAGVIAMNPVEIQAK; encoded by the coding sequence ATGAAATATACAAAACTTGGAAACAGCGGAATCAACGTGTCCAGATTGTGCCTTGGCTGTATGGGTTTCGGGGATGCGAGCAGAGGAATGCATACTTGGGCTGTGCAGTATGATGAGTCAAAGGATATCATCGGATATGCCTATGAGCAGGGAATAAACTTTTTTGATACTGCCATGGGTTATCAGGACGGCACCAGTGAGGAATACCTTGGACGAGCAATAAGAGAGCTTGGTATACGTGATAAAACCGTTATCGCGACAAAATACATGCCGCGTTCCACGGATGAGTTGCTGGAAACGTATACAGGACAGGAGTGGATAGAAAAATGCCTGCATGACAGTCTCAAACGTCTTGGGACAGACTATATTGATTTATATATCATGCACGCATGGGATTATAAAACACCTGTATTGGAAACGATGGAAACACTGACAAAAGCTCAGAGAGATGGGAGAATCCGCGCCTTCGGCATTTCCAATTGCTATGCCTGGCAGCTTGCCAAAGCAAATGCCCTTGCTGAAAAAGAAGGACTGGAGACATTTACTTCCATTCAATCTCATTTCAATCTGATCGCGCGTGAGGATGAGAGGGAGATTATCCCGTACTGCAAGGAGGACAATATTGCTGTTACACCGTATAGCTCACTTGCGGTCGGTCGACTGTCAAGACGACCGGAAGAAGTGACGAAGCGCTCACAGCTAGATGTCATTAACAATTCAAAATATGATTGGGCAAAGGATATTGACGAACCAGTTATACAGCGTGTGATTGAGATTGCGGACAAACACGGTGTTTCTATGGCGGAAGTTTCACTTGGGTGGCTGCTTACCAAAGCGACGTCCCCTGTTGTAGGAGCTACAAAGAAATCTCAGATTGATGGACTTGTGAAATCAGTAGATTTCATCCTCACAGAAGAGGAAATCAACTATCTGGAAGAACCATATGTTCCGCATAAGCTGGCTGGAGTGATAGCGATGAATCCTGTAGAAATACAAGCAAAATAA
- a CDS encoding nuclear transport factor 2 family protein, with amino-acid sequence MTFKLLSKVSFAALGAAILLTGCQTRSTVSTAEPSVQNTVSQELNEKDSQMTYNITSNTTDLSQKEMEAIIDLYNRMKDAMIKADIETLEDILPDDYEAVHISGRRQSKEEWLADIESGQMVYYDFLDSSYGFSQENDQIILTVSQRIHAHIYDSEGTWSVPGQRYFQKIKGEWRLMA; translated from the coding sequence ATGACATTTAAGCTATTATCAAAAGTAAGCTTTGCAGCCTTAGGCGCAGCCATTCTTCTGACTGGCTGCCAAACCAGATCAACAGTAAGCACAGCAGAACCTTCAGTACAAAATACTGTTTCCCAAGAATTAAATGAGAAAGACAGCCAAATGACCTACAATATTACCAGCAATACAACTGATTTAAGCCAAAAAGAGATGGAAGCAATCATTGACCTTTATAACCGTATGAAAGATGCTATGATTAAGGCAGATATTGAAACATTAGAGGATATTCTGCCGGATGACTACGAGGCTGTGCACATATCAGGACGCCGCCAAAGCAAAGAAGAATGGTTGGCTGATATTGAAAGCGGACAGATGGTCTATTATGACTTTTTGGACAGCAGCTATGGATTCAGTCAGGAAAATGACCAAATTATTTTAACTGTCAGCCAGCGTATTCATGCACATATTTATGATTCAGAAGGAACATGGTCCGTTCCTGGACAGCGCTATTTTCAAAAAATTAAGGGCGAGTGGCGGCTTATGGCTTAA
- a CDS encoding thioesterase family protein — MLFQKIYHTQSKDSAKSMGSGELEVLATPALVAFMENAAFTYLQKYLKNTETSVGSIITLEHLAASKIGSDIQVIIRQMTHRGRQYHFSLAAYEKEELVGKAEHTRVAVDRKKFGTKFQ, encoded by the coding sequence ATGTTATTTCAGAAAATTTATCATACACAGAGTAAAGATTCAGCTAAAAGCATGGGATCTGGAGAATTAGAAGTTCTTGCAACACCAGCTTTAGTTGCCTTTATGGAAAACGCTGCTTTTACTTACTTGCAAAAATACTTAAAAAACACCGAGACAAGTGTTGGATCAATCATTACTTTGGAACACTTGGCCGCTAGCAAAATTGGAAGCGACATTCAAGTGATCATCAGACAGATGACACATAGGGGGCGACAGTACCACTTCTCCTTAGCCGCTTATGAGAAAGAAGAATTAGTAGGGAAAGCTGAACATACACGTGTCGCGGTGGATCGTAAAAAGTTCGGCACTAAATTTCAGTAA
- a CDS encoding aldo/keto reductase — translation MIQMYLKLNDGASIPQFGLGVYLVPEGPETVNAVKEALQMGVRHIDTAHAYQNERSVGQGIKESGVDRSEVWITTKLWPTEYGQGITEKAIDKMLNRLDTDYIDLLLLHQQVGDYIGAWKDMEKAVQEGKVKSIGLSNFESERLEEIYEIATIYPSVHQVECHPYFQQNTLKKRMEKYGTIIESWYPLGHGASDLINEAVFTELGQKYGKTNVQIILRWHIQAGNVVFPKTTNPQHMKDNFQIFDFELTDEEMERINALDGRKRYYHSTLAEQERFAQWTPAD, via the coding sequence ATGATTCAAATGTATTTAAAACTGAATGATGGGGCAAGCATTCCTCAATTTGGACTCGGTGTCTATCTGGTGCCGGAAGGTCCCGAAACCGTAAATGCTGTTAAAGAGGCTCTGCAAATGGGGGTACGTCACATTGACACAGCACACGCTTATCAAAATGAGCGCAGTGTTGGCCAAGGCATTAAAGAGAGCGGTGTTGATCGCTCTGAGGTTTGGATTACTACAAAATTATGGCCGACTGAATACGGTCAGGGAATCACCGAAAAAGCGATTGATAAAATGCTGAATCGGCTGGACACCGATTATATTGACCTCTTGCTTTTACATCAGCAGGTAGGCGATTATATCGGTGCCTGGAAAGATATGGAAAAAGCAGTTCAAGAAGGTAAGGTCAAATCAATCGGTCTGTCTAATTTTGAATCAGAACGTTTGGAAGAAATCTATGAAATCGCGACGATTTATCCATCGGTTCATCAGGTGGAATGCCATCCTTACTTTCAGCAGAATACTCTTAAAAAGCGGATGGAAAAATACGGTACAATTATTGAGAGCTGGTATCCGCTCGGACATGGAGCAAGTGATCTGATCAATGAAGCGGTTTTTACAGAACTTGGCCAAAAATACGGCAAAACAAATGTTCAGATTATTCTGCGCTGGCATATTCAAGCAGGAAATGTCGTCTTTCCGAAAACAACTAATCCGCAGCATATGAAAGACAATTTCCAGATTTTCGACTTTGAACTGACAGACGAAGAGATGGAACGCATCAATGCTCTTGATGGCAGAAAACGGTACTATCATTCTACACTTGCTGAACAGGAACGCTTTGCCCAATGGACTCCGGCGGATTAA
- the obgE gene encoding GTPase ObgE yields the protein MSMFLDTAKVKVKAGRGGDGMVAFRREKYVANGGPWGGDGGRGGSVIFKVDEGLRTLMDFRYNRHFKAKSGEKGMTKGMHGRGAEDLLVPVPQGTTVRDAETGKVLVDLVRKDQTFVVAHGGRGGRGNIRFATPRNPAPEISENGEPGEERELELELKILADVGLVGFPSVGKSTLLSVVTAARPKIGAYHFTTIVPNLGMVRTKSGESFAMADLPGLIEGASQGVGLGTQFLRHIERTRVILHVLDMSASEGRDPYEDYVTINKELESYNLRLLERPQIIVANKMDMPQAAEQLSSFREKLAADYDEFAEQPLIFPISGLTHQGLENLMEATADLLARTAEFPLYSDADMAETETYYGFAEAERPFEISRADDASWILSGERLEKLFVMTNMERDEAIMKFSRQLRAMGVDEALRSRGAKDGDTVRIGSFEFEFVD from the coding sequence ATGAGTATGTTTTTAGACACGGCTAAGGTCAAGGTAAAGGCCGGCCGCGGCGGTGATGGTATGGTTGCTTTTCGGCGTGAGAAGTATGTTGCTAACGGCGGTCCTTGGGGGGGAGACGGCGGTCGCGGCGGCAGTGTTATTTTTAAGGTAGATGAAGGCTTGCGGACTTTGATGGATTTTCGCTACAATCGGCACTTTAAGGCTAAATCCGGCGAAAAAGGGATGACAAAAGGGATGCATGGCCGCGGAGCAGAAGATTTGCTGGTTCCTGTCCCTCAAGGCACAACAGTCCGTGACGCAGAAACAGGCAAAGTACTCGTGGATCTTGTTCGCAAAGATCAGACATTTGTAGTCGCTCATGGCGGCCGCGGGGGGCGCGGCAATATCCGCTTTGCAACACCTCGCAATCCTGCACCTGAAATTTCAGAAAACGGGGAGCCCGGTGAAGAGCGCGAGTTAGAGCTCGAATTAAAGATTTTAGCAGATGTGGGCTTAGTCGGTTTTCCTTCAGTCGGCAAATCAACTTTGCTTAGTGTGGTTACTGCAGCTAGGCCGAAAATTGGTGCTTATCACTTCACTACAATCGTACCAAATCTGGGAATGGTTCGTACAAAGTCAGGCGAGAGTTTTGCAATGGCTGACCTGCCTGGTTTGATTGAAGGTGCCAGTCAGGGGGTTGGTCTTGGAACACAGTTTTTGCGCCACATTGAGAGAACTCGGGTTATCCTGCATGTTCTGGATATGTCAGCCAGTGAAGGACGCGATCCTTACGAAGATTATGTAACAATTAATAAGGAGCTTGAATCTTATAACCTTCGTCTTTTGGAACGTCCTCAGATTATTGTTGCTAATAAGATGGATATGCCTCAGGCGGCAGAGCAGCTTAGTTCTTTTCGGGAAAAATTAGCTGCCGATTATGATGAGTTTGCTGAACAGCCGCTGATTTTCCCGATTTCAGGTCTGACACATCAGGGCTTGGAAAATCTGATGGAAGCAACAGCTGATTTGCTTGCTCGGACGGCTGAATTTCCTTTATACAGCGATGCTGATATGGCCGAGACTGAAACATACTATGGTTTTGCAGAAGCTGAGCGCCCCTTTGAAATTTCTCGTGCTGATGATGCTTCATGGATTTTATCAGGTGAGCGCTTGGAAAAACTTTTTGTGATGACCAATATGGAACGCGACGAAGCCATTATGAAATTTTCCCGGCAGCTGCGTGCTATGGGGGTAGATGAGGCTCTGCGCAGCCGTGGAGCTAAAGATGGCGATACGGTACGTATCGGCAGTTTTGAATTTGAATTTGTTGACTGA
- a CDS encoding DUF4044 domain-containing protein, with translation MAFGDNGPRKKTAFEKLTLFVVILMVLVTVGGILISALSVLL, from the coding sequence TTGGCTTTTGGAGATAATGGACCGCGCAAAAAAACAGCTTTTGAAAAGTTAACTTTATTTGTTGTCATTTTGATGGTTCTTGTGACTGTAGGAGGCATCTTAATCAGTGCTTTGAGTGTCCTGCTCTAG
- a CDS encoding IS3 family transposase, translating into MKCKRMAAKLKGLSPVQYRTKSLQP; encoded by the coding sequence ATTAAGTGCAAGCGAATGGCAGCAAAATTAAAAGGACTTAGCCCTGTGCAATACAGAACTAAATCCTTGCAACCATAA
- a CDS encoding SDR family oxidoreductase, whose product MTNTDKEVVVLLGAGAIGLAIARRVATNKVVLLGDISEKNLEAAKTELENAGFTAETAVVDGGDRQSIQAFADKADALGKVTRYIHTAGVSPNQASFKDIVRVDLVGTAIALEVFGKIIADGGSGIVVASMAGHMFVDNVTLKQRKALAQTPADELADLDFLQDDTIPGGGYGISKQANILRVQAESLNWAERGARLNTISPGIIITPLARHELKANPEGSGALVDNSATKRMGTTDEVGQAGAYLLSDEAGFITGSDLLIDGGVIAAMKNGRMG is encoded by the coding sequence ATGACAAACACTGATAAGGAAGTTGTGGTTCTTTTAGGAGCGGGGGCAATTGGTCTTGCGATTGCCCGCCGTGTGGCAACAAATAAAGTGGTTCTTCTCGGTGATATTAGCGAAAAAAATCTTGAAGCAGCTAAAACAGAGTTAGAAAATGCCGGGTTTACAGCTGAAACGGCAGTTGTTGATGGCGGAGACCGACAGTCCATTCAAGCTTTCGCTGACAAGGCAGACGCTCTTGGCAAAGTGACTCGCTATATTCATACTGCCGGTGTGTCACCTAATCAGGCAAGTTTCAAAGATATTGTCCGTGTTGACTTGGTCGGCACAGCAATTGCCCTTGAAGTTTTCGGTAAAATAATAGCAGATGGAGGTTCCGGTATTGTTGTGGCAAGTATGGCAGGCCATATGTTTGTCGATAATGTAACGCTTAAGCAAAGAAAAGCACTTGCGCAGACTCCTGCTGATGAATTGGCTGATCTTGACTTTTTGCAGGATGATACCATTCCTGGCGGAGGCTATGGCATATCTAAACAAGCTAATATCCTTCGCGTTCAGGCGGAAAGCCTAAACTGGGCAGAACGCGGTGCACGTCTCAATACAATCAGTCCGGGTATCATCATTACGCCGCTTGCCCGCCATGAACTTAAAGCCAATCCGGAAGGTTCCGGTGCTTTGGTTGATAATTCAGCTACAAAACGCATGGGGACAACGGATGAAGTCGGACAGGCAGGAGCTTATCTTTTGAGCGATGAGGCAGGCTTTATCACAGGCAGTGATTTGCTTATTGATGGCGGTGTTATCGCTGCTATGAAGAATGGCCGTATGGGATGA
- a CDS encoding Cof-type HAD-IIB family hydrolase yields MSDIKLIISDIDGTILDSQHQLDSKLKRIVAKLKQRSIPFILASARSPYGMEPLAQTLGLEDIPMACYNGALIVQKSENSYRTLYENPLDKTEISELLRLLKKNHPQIAISAYAATDWLVEEKNQWIELEAEITGETPFLVDFDDLFTRQTSVHKLLLIAEAEDIQKLYLILQKRIFKHTHFYLSKDNYLEVTAKTVSKDEALKELAAYYNLNLKQTMAIGDNYNDLPMLKLAGLGVAMGNAPEAIQACADIIAKSNDQNGVSEVIADCLFEGQTD; encoded by the coding sequence ATGAGCGATATAAAATTGATTATCAGTGATATTGACGGGACAATCTTAGACAGTCAGCACCAGTTGGACAGCAAGCTGAAAAGAATTGTCGCTAAACTTAAACAGCGCAGTATTCCCTTTATTTTAGCATCAGCCAGATCACCTTACGGAATGGAGCCCTTAGCACAGACGCTGGGGCTTGAAGATATTCCTATGGCCTGCTATAATGGGGCTTTGATTGTTCAAAAAAGCGAAAACAGTTATCGGACTCTCTATGAAAACCCTTTGGATAAGACAGAAATCAGTGAACTTCTCAGACTGTTGAAGAAGAACCATCCTCAAATTGCAATTAGTGCTTACGCTGCAACGGACTGGCTGGTCGAGGAAAAAAATCAATGGATTGAGCTTGAGGCAGAAATTACCGGTGAGACCCCTTTTTTAGTTGATTTTGACGATTTGTTCACTCGGCAGACATCTGTTCATAAGCTGCTTTTAATTGCTGAAGCTGAGGATATTCAGAAACTCTACCTTATACTGCAAAAACGCATTTTTAAACATACTCATTTCTATCTGTCCAAAGATAACTATCTGGAAGTTACTGCTAAAACAGTATCTAAAGATGAAGCCTTAAAAGAATTAGCTGCTTACTACAATCTTAATCTTAAACAAACGATGGCAATCGGTGATAACTATAATGATCTGCCCATGCTGAAGCTGGCAGGATTGGGTGTGGCTATGGGGAACGCTCCGGAAGCCATTCAGGCCTGTGCAGATATCATTGCAAAAAGCAATGATCAAAATGGTGTTTCTGAAGTCATTGCTGACTGTCTTTTTGAAGGACAGACTGACTGA
- a CDS encoding DeoR/GlpR family DNA-binding transcription regulator: protein MYREQRLKKILALVAEQGELSAQRAMEELKVSRDTVRRDFSLLERQQKVTRTHGGILPLVDQSPIPAFKERINRLTKEKKQMAELASTFLQKGGHYFFDVSTSLLHLAQLTDLPITVYSHSLDNALVFSENEQVDFHLLGGRFYAENRFYFSLKEAELLESVNLDIAFIGAAGLRQGEVTFSEAEDVVVKALALKRARTKVLIAEIDKWDCQAPHVLCRLTAFDYLICDREPPKELLESVGRQTEIIY, encoded by the coding sequence ATGTATCGGGAACAGCGCTTAAAAAAAATCCTAGCTTTAGTGGCCGAGCAGGGAGAGTTATCTGCTCAGAGAGCTATGGAGGAGCTTAAGGTCTCTAGAGACACGGTTCGGCGAGATTTTTCTCTCTTGGAACGGCAGCAAAAAGTAACACGTACTCATGGCGGGATTCTACCCCTTGTTGATCAATCACCGATTCCTGCCTTTAAAGAACGCATCAACCGCCTGACTAAGGAAAAAAAGCAGATGGCTGAATTGGCTTCTACTTTTCTTCAAAAAGGTGGACATTATTTTTTTGATGTTTCAACTAGCTTGCTGCACTTAGCTCAATTAACAGATTTACCTATTACCGTTTATTCCCATTCTCTGGATAATGCCCTTGTTTTTTCGGAAAACGAACAGGTTGATTTTCATTTACTGGGAGGGCGTTTCTATGCTGAAAACCGTTTTTACTTTTCTCTAAAAGAGGCCGAGCTGCTCGAGTCTGTTAATTTAGACATTGCTTTTATCGGTGCCGCAGGGCTCCGTCAAGGAGAGGTGACTTTTTCAGAAGCTGAAGATGTGGTAGTCAAGGCTCTGGCACTGAAACGGGCGCGGACAAAGGTTCTTATCGCAGAGATAGATAAATGGGATTGTCAAGCACCCCATGTTCTTTGTCGGCTGACTGCATTTGATTATTTGATTTGTGACCGAGAACCGCCTAAAGAGTTATTGGAGTCTGTCGGCCGGCAAACCGAAATTATTTATTAA